In a genomic window of Streptomyces sp. BHT-5-2:
- a CDS encoding glycosyltransferase family 39 protein, protein MATASPTHEPTDRRRRPTRAVHARHCRRPSLSRESSALLLILATATVLYAWGIDRAGVHPYYSAAVRSMAADWHAFVFGGLDPSGSITVDKIPGALWPQALSVRLLGPHNWAAVLPQVLEGVLAVGALHRIVRAWAGPTAGLLAALALALTPIAVALDRHTIPDTLLVLLLVLAAGALQKAVATGRPGPLLLCATWVGLAFQAKMLQAWLVLPVFAAVYQLAAPGSRLDRARRLLLAGTTALAVSCFWLLLVWATPATDRPYVDGTTNNNPFTLVFGYNGLSRFGHDPHALGAVAGTAASRTTGNTGWTMLVNQSVGPQIAWLLPAAVLALVLGVWWRAGHPRTDGSRAGFLLWGGWLLMHIVVFSNSNGNHGYYTAVLAPALAALSGAGAAVFWAEYRAGGRRRAALPIAVGVTTLWAAVIHGPHSHFAPWLLPVVLMLGLCGAVGLWTGGPHTSRRAVHSALAACLASALLAPAVWAASCLNPRYPGSPVEPLAGPVGPGYRDALHHRARIPRNPLDEPSARDTALLHYLSGHRSGEKYLLATQAAYGAEPLLRATSRPMLVMGGFTGLTPYPAPRQLRDLVAAHQLRYALLTTHRPSTPATAWVRRSCTRVPPGAYGRASEGSFTLYDCARPGG, encoded by the coding sequence GTGGCCACCGCCTCCCCCACCCACGAACCCACCGACCGCCGCCGGCGCCCCACCCGGGCCGTCCACGCCAGGCACTGCCGGCGGCCCTCCCTCAGCCGGGAGTCGTCCGCGCTGCTGCTGATCCTGGCAACGGCCACGGTGCTCTACGCCTGGGGCATCGACCGTGCCGGGGTGCACCCGTACTACAGCGCGGCCGTGCGGTCGATGGCCGCGGACTGGCATGCCTTCGTGTTCGGCGGGCTGGACCCGAGCGGTTCGATCACCGTGGACAAGATCCCCGGTGCGCTCTGGCCGCAGGCCCTCTCCGTCCGGCTGCTGGGGCCGCACAACTGGGCGGCGGTACTGCCGCAGGTCCTGGAGGGCGTACTCGCCGTCGGGGCACTGCACCGGATCGTCCGTGCCTGGGCCGGCCCCACGGCAGGGCTGCTCGCCGCGCTGGCCCTCGCGCTCACCCCGATCGCCGTCGCCCTCGACCGGCACACCATCCCCGACACGCTCCTGGTCCTGCTGCTGGTCCTGGCGGCGGGAGCGCTGCAGAAGGCCGTCGCCACCGGGAGGCCGGGGCCGCTGCTCCTGTGCGCGACATGGGTGGGACTGGCCTTCCAGGCCAAGATGCTCCAGGCATGGCTCGTCCTGCCGGTCTTCGCCGCCGTCTACCAACTGGCCGCTCCCGGCTCCCGCCTGGACCGCGCCCGGCGGCTGCTGCTGGCCGGAACCACCGCCCTGGCCGTCTCCTGCTTCTGGCTCCTGCTGGTCTGGGCGACCCCCGCCACCGACCGTCCGTACGTCGACGGCACGACCAACAACAACCCCTTCACCCTGGTCTTCGGCTACAACGGGCTGAGCCGCTTCGGCCACGACCCGCATGCGCTGGGCGCCGTCGCCGGCACCGCCGCCAGCCGCACCACCGGCAACACCGGTTGGACGATGCTGGTCAACCAGAGCGTGGGTCCGCAGATCGCCTGGCTCCTGCCGGCGGCCGTACTGGCATTGGTGCTGGGCGTGTGGTGGCGGGCCGGGCACCCCCGCACCGACGGGTCGCGGGCGGGCTTTCTGCTCTGGGGCGGATGGCTGCTGATGCACATCGTGGTCTTCAGCAACTCCAACGGCAACCACGGCTATTACACCGCCGTACTGGCCCCGGCCCTGGCCGCGCTGTCCGGTGCGGGAGCCGCCGTCTTCTGGGCCGAGTACCGCGCCGGCGGCCGGCGTCGGGCGGCGCTGCCCATCGCGGTCGGCGTCACGACGTTGTGGGCCGCGGTGATCCACGGCCCGCACAGTCACTTCGCGCCCTGGCTGCTGCCGGTGGTCCTGATGCTCGGCCTGTGCGGGGCCGTCGGCCTGTGGACCGGCGGTCCGCACACCTCGCGCCGGGCGGTGCACAGCGCCCTCGCGGCCTGCCTGGCATCGGCGCTGCTGGCCCCGGCCGTATGGGCCGCCTCCTGCCTGAACCCGCGGTACCCCGGCTCACCGGTCGAGCCGCTGGCCGGGCCGGTCGGCCCCGGCTACCGCGATGCGCTCCACCACCGGGCCAGGATCCCGCGCAACCCCCTGGACGAGCCCTCCGCCCGGGACACCGCGCTCCTGCACTACCTCTCCGGGCACCGCTCGGGCGAGAAGTACCTGCTCGCCACCCAGGCCGCCTACGGCGCCGAGCCCCTGCTGCGCGCGACCTCCCGCCCCATGCTGGTCATGGGCGGCTTCACCGGCCTGACGCCGTACCCTGCCCCACGCCAACTGCGCGACCTGGTCGCCGCCCACCAACTGCGCTACGCCCTGCTGACCACGCACCGCCCGTCCACACCGGCCACGGCCTGGGTGCGGCGGAGCTGCACCCGCGTCCCGCCGGGCGCATACGGCCGCGCCTCGGAGGGCAGCTTCACCCTCTACGACTGCGCTCGACCGGGCGGCTGA